The window TCGGGATCTGTGTTGTCAATCGCGAAAAAATGAAGTGGGCGCTGAGGCGTATGGAAGATGTCTGCCATTAACTGAGGACCGAGCGCAGACCCCCCTATTCCTATTAATAAGAGCGATGTAAAGGATTTTCCTGCTCCAGAACGCAAAGCCCCCTTATGAATTTGTGCTACAAAGCCTTGTATGCGACTACGCTCCTCTTCTATCGCACTTGCCAGCTCAGAGGTGGGGGCAAGCTCAGGAGCCCGCAACCAGTAGTGTCCCACCATGCGATCTTCATCCTGATTTACTCTTTCGCCCTGCTCCAATCTTCGCATTCCCTCAAGAGCTGAATTGCGCTTATCAACCGGAAAATCGAGGGATTCATGAATGCAGCTATAGTCAAAGAAGAACTGCTCATTCAATCCGATCCAGCTTCTTTTCTTAAAGTCGTTCCAGCGTTCTTTGCTCATTTTTCATTCTCCTGACCAAGAGCTGATCTGCTATATGCCCAGTTGACTCGCTCTCTACTGTTTAGCTCGAATTATTCACCATATTCTCTATGCTCATTTCGAGATTATGTCCTTTGACACTCTCCCTGCTTGCACCAGCCGAAGAGCAGACAGACGAAAGTCATATGAGTAAGAGTTTCAGAACTTCCTTGCTGATACAATACAAACACTTTCCAGCCAGAGATTCCTCTTTTACAATACCCCTTCTCGGTAGACTCTACCTCCTATTCGCTGAGCGATCTTGGTGAAAATGGTCAATTTTCACATTCCAGCGGTAGTAGCGCTCTTATGAAGAACAGGTCATACTACCCGAATACCCCTGTAAAAAAACACTCGTTTCATTGGAATATGTCAACATCTCTCAGCTCAAGTGATATACCTCTCGATTCAGCGAGCAATGGCTTAGACAACATCAAAACCGACGATGTTTCGAGCCAGAAAAGACGAATTCGTCATCTCCCGACCTTACAAGGGCTCGTGCTTCTGCTCTTCGGAATTTCAATGGTGATTGGTCCCGCTTCTCAACATTCAGATCTGATTGCAGCAGTAGTTGGATACTCGTTAATCATCCTTGTCCCTGTAATGAGCATCGCTACTCTGCTGACTGGTTGGAGGATGTGCGCTCGCATTCAGCTACGACCAACCTATGGAGTTCCTCAATTCAGCACATCAAGCCGTCCAACTTCAGAGCACCCTTTCTCTCTCTTTATTCGGCTGTCAGAAATATACCTTCCACCCCTCTTTTCTGTTTCCTTAACTCCGCATTTTCTTCAAGAACAGAACGCAGCTACATGGAAGGTTGCTGGAGACCTAGGAAAAGGAAAAGAACTGATGCAACTTCTCGAAATGCCTCATCGCGGCCAATGGAGTCTTTCTCACATAGAGTGCGCTCTTCAAGATACGCTCGGGCTTTCTAAATTTTCGTGGCAGGTCAACTTTCACCCCTCAATGACAATTCCGGTCTATCCGCCAGTGCTATCCCCAAAAGAGATTCCTATTTTTACTTCTGATACGACTTCAGGGGTTGAGCAAGTAGAGCTACAAAATAGAGGAGGCGACCTCTTTGATGTAAAGCGCTATCATCCAGCCGATGGCGCTCGAAAGATTTTGTGGAAGGTATATGCAAAGTCAGGCGAACTCCTTGCAAGACATCCAGAGCCATCGATGCGTCCCGAGGGAACTATTTCGGCATTGGTGCTCGCTGGTAAAAACGATGATGCCCTCTGCTCAACTGTCATCTCATATCTGCGTGTACTAGAGGAAGAGGGATTCGAGTTTCTGCTCGCTGCCGATGGCTGGCAAGAATCCGATACAGCTCATACTGGTACCGCGACATCTTCTTCACAGGCAGAAGAAGTCTTACTTGCCGGAGTATGGCAGGCAGATGTAACCACAACCGAAGAGAGAATGAGAAATGTAGCCTCTCTTTCTGAACATCAAGCACGAGAGCATGGAAGTCGACTGAACCTTCTGACCGTCTTTGTATCAGTCAAGCGACTAAGCAATCCTGAGTTCATGGCCGCGGCACTAGAGCTTCAAACGCTCCTCAACAAGCAGCATCTTGATAGCTTTTGGATAATACTTGATGCCGCTGATAGGCAAGAGAATGAAAAAAGCTCACCCCTTCTTGAAAGGATTATTTTTCGAGATGATGAAGGAACTGAGAAAACTGCTCCAAATGATGACGCCATGATGCAGAATGCTCGTGAGCAATTCCTCAGTGAGTGTGAGAAGAATAATGTTCGGTTTACACTCGTTCAGAATTAGTAGATATGAAAGGGATAATGACGTACGCAACAGAAATCGAAAACAGAGAGCCAAGAGCTGCTCTCTCTCCATTTCAAGCGCATACGGATTTGAAATCACGATTGCATCTGCTTTTTCTCATCATGATGACCGCTATGCGTTTTGCTGTTGGCGCTACAATAGTGTCAATCATGCACGACACTTTTAGCATTTCTACGCCCAAAGAGCTGCTTGTTCTCGGACTGTTGTTCGGTATTCTTCTCGGAACCTTTACTGCGTTCACACGCCTTAGAAGTTATGTGGCTCCTATTTTATTTTTGACTATTTTCCTCGGTATAAATGGTCTTTTTCAAATACTACAAGGATTCTTTACGCAGACAGCCAGCGGCATATTAGCACCCTTCTCGCTGCTGCTTGATTGGAACCTTATCTTTTATGTTTTTGTTTTTGGATTTATGACCACGTGGCTTCTTTGGCGTGTTCGATATTTTGGTACATTTGAAGTGCTCTCAACTCTTCTTATGTCTGTAGGCTTTTTCTCTCTTCACAGAGATTTTCAATTCGCACTAGCACCAAAAATTGTCCAACAACTTGCTTGGGATTTAAATACCTCCGCCTTTTCTTTGCTGATTATACTAGCAAGTATCATTACGATTATGACGGTCTGCTATATTGCGATTATCGGGCATCCTGGAACTCCGTTCCAAAGAAGCACCGATCGACGTACGTTTGTAGTCACGGGTGAAAGCCGATTTTTTTTCAATTTTCTTGGTTATGCCGTTATCCTCCTCTTCATCAGTCTTATTTCGAGAGGGGTCTACTCTTACTACCAGGTAATGCAAGAAAGCTTAGGTGCGAACGGAGTCGGACAAAAAGCTGCCGAAGAATCGGTCGGGAAATCTCCACTTGGATTTCATTCAGCACTGGGAAGCAATAATCAGCCTGCAGCACTTGTGCGTCTCCGAGGGGATTATCCTGAGAATCCTCTTTCTCCGATGTTATACCTGAGAGAGGGCGCGCTTTCTGCCTTCAATGGAAGGGAGCTTGTTGAAGCCATTGAAGGGTTTGATGATGATGTTCCTGGAACTTCCCCGAATCAGTTTTTTCGAGGGCAAGAGCGAATGGAATACTTTGAACGAGTTCCCGTTCCGCATTCTGTCTATTTATTATCGGATCATAATGTCGTTTTCACGGTGGACTATCCCATCTCAGTAGAACCCCTTGAAAATCCATCACCCGAACGATTCCGAGGAGTCTATCGAGCATATTCTGTGGCAGCTGCTTATTCTTTAGATTCACTCACGCAAAAGCCGAGAGGTCACTCACAATGGCCCCTGGAAACGAAGAACTTCTACCTGAAAGAACATTCAAATCAAAAATATGCAGAAATTGCTCGCTCCATTGTAGGAGATGAAGAAAACCCGGCTCTACGGGCTTCGCTGATTGTCGAATACCTCAATAAGAATGCAATTTATACTCTCAGTCCCAATCATGAGATTGATC of the bacterium genome contains:
- a CDS encoding DUF58 domain-containing protein; translation: MKNRSYYPNTPVKKHSFHWNMSTSLSSSDIPLDSASNGLDNIKTDDVSSQKRRIRHLPTLQGLVLLLFGISMVIGPASQHSDLIAAVVGYSLIILVPVMSIATLLTGWRMCARIQLRPTYGVPQFSTSSRPTSEHPFSLFIRLSEIYLPPLFSVSLTPHFLQEQNAATWKVAGDLGKGKELMQLLEMPHRGQWSLSHIECALQDTLGLSKFSWQVNFHPSMTIPVYPPVLSPKEIPIFTSDTTSGVEQVELQNRGGDLFDVKRYHPADGARKILWKVYAKSGELLARHPEPSMRPEGTISALVLAGKNDDALCSTVISYLRVLEEEGFEFLLAADGWQESDTAHTGTATSSSQAEEVLLAGVWQADVTTTEERMRNVASLSEHQAREHGSRLNLLTVFVSVKRLSNPEFMAAALELQTLLNKQHLDSFWIILDAADRQENEKSSPLLERIIFRDDEGTEKTAPNDDAMMQNAREQFLSECEKNNVRFTLVQN
- a CDS encoding transglutaminase domain-containing protein — translated: MKGIMTYATEIENREPRAALSPFQAHTDLKSRLHLLFLIMMTAMRFAVGATIVSIMHDTFSISTPKELLVLGLLFGILLGTFTAFTRLRSYVAPILFLTIFLGINGLFQILQGFFTQTASGILAPFSLLLDWNLIFYVFVFGFMTTWLLWRVRYFGTFEVLSTLLMSVGFFSLHRDFQFALAPKIVQQLAWDLNTSAFSLLIILASIITIMTVCYIAIIGHPGTPFQRSTDRRTFVVTGESRFFFNFLGYAVILLFISLISRGVYSYYQVMQESLGANGVGQKAAEESVGKSPLGFHSALGSNNQPAALVRLRGDYPENPLSPMLYLREGALSAFNGRELVEAIEGFDDDVPGTSPNQFFRGQERMEYFERVPVPHSVYLLSDHNVVFTVDYPISVEPLENPSPERFRGVYRAYSVAAAYSLDSLTQKPRGHSQWPLETKNFYLKEHSNQKYAEIARSIVGDEENPALRASLIVEYLNKNAIYTLSPNHEIDPTEDPVAPFLFGDMRGYCVHFAHATTYMLRSLGIPARIATGYLTDLSQARDGHILLRMSDRHAWAEAYFEGAGWVPFDVQPEQVESHADTEVDAQLLEELMGLIGAENALIPPESYEDEQTFEEPSRPWIPSTTSILYLAIGLYVLLLGRKLILLYGWLLPAPLSKRLIRAHTAISVRLQDYGYPRLFAETHREHLNRLNQDTGAFPVQIWRLYHMLRYGNDTQNTKEEINSAIYADMKELSHFSIRKRVWSLVNPLNLLHG